The following coding sequences lie in one Thalassoglobus polymorphus genomic window:
- a CDS encoding prolipoprotein diacylglyceryl transferase encodes MRQTLFRIWIEKPWSLWTEVPGEPPHLGACWIAIIVGAVLFLYHLARRDQEFLRDRVNWLMWGCAILGLSIAPSFGVLPASVPVFGYGAMVLIGFVSAMAFSCARAKAVGHNPEIILDAALWVLGIGIFGGRLAYLIQYGDVVFQDANSFGELAFAAINLSEGGLVQIGGLVGGTLGFLIFCRLKNVDFFEFADIMAPAIFIGIGFGRIGCLLNGCCYGDRCELPWGIEFASGTVTFNELVMKGFVDPDAAATFSLHPTQIYSSINGFVLAIVTGVYFWYRKYRGDVFALGCILYALTRIQIEFLRADEMGQLGTGFTISQFYSLGIIAGGLGIMFFTRWRSQKLSAPTAQPQNSV; translated from the coding sequence ATGCGCCAAACACTTTTTCGAATCTGGATTGAAAAGCCGTGGTCCCTCTGGACCGAAGTCCCAGGAGAGCCACCGCACTTGGGAGCATGCTGGATTGCTATCATTGTTGGCGCGGTTTTGTTTCTCTATCACCTCGCCCGCCGCGATCAGGAGTTCTTGCGCGATCGGGTGAACTGGTTGATGTGGGGGTGTGCGATTCTTGGCTTGAGCATCGCTCCTTCCTTTGGAGTCTTGCCTGCATCGGTCCCTGTGTTTGGTTATGGAGCCATGGTCCTGATCGGATTTGTCTCTGCGATGGCCTTCTCATGTGCGCGTGCGAAAGCGGTTGGGCATAATCCGGAGATCATTCTCGATGCCGCTCTTTGGGTTTTGGGGATCGGGATATTCGGTGGGAGGCTCGCCTACTTGATTCAATATGGAGATGTGGTCTTCCAAGACGCTAACAGCTTCGGTGAACTGGCATTCGCTGCGATTAACCTTTCCGAAGGAGGCCTCGTTCAGATTGGTGGTTTAGTCGGCGGGACTCTTGGATTCTTGATCTTCTGCAGATTGAAAAACGTCGATTTCTTCGAGTTCGCTGACATCATGGCGCCAGCAATTTTTATCGGAATCGGATTCGGAAGAATCGGTTGTCTGCTGAATGGCTGTTGTTACGGGGATCGCTGTGAACTTCCATGGGGGATCGAATTTGCTTCAGGAACTGTCACCTTCAATGAACTCGTAATGAAAGGTTTTGTTGATCCTGATGCAGCTGCGACTTTCTCTCTCCACCCGACTCAGATCTACAGCTCAATCAACGGGTTCGTTCTGGCGATCGTCACCGGTGTTTACTTCTGGTACCGCAAGTATCGAGGAGATGTCTTCGCACTGGGCTGTATCTTGTATGCACTCACACGAATTCAAATCGAATTCTTGAGAGCCGATGAGATGGGACAGCTCGGAACCGGTTTTACGATTTCTCAGTTCTACAGCTTAGGGATCATCGCCGGTGGCCTCGGCATTATGTTTTTTACACGTTGGCGAAGTCAAAAACTTTCAGCCCCGACTGCGCAACCCCAGAACTCCGTTTGA
- a CDS encoding fasciclin domain-containing protein — protein sequence MALTVTGFSGSAQAETKDIVDTAVSANSFGTLVTAVKAAGLVETLKGDGPFTVFAPTDEAFAKLPKGTVETLLKPENKELLTSILTYHVVAGEVKAADVVKLTGAATVNGQHVDVSTADGVMIDGANVVMTDILCSNGVIHVIDAVILPEDKSIVGVAQEAEVFKTLIAAASAAGLAGVLDQEGPFTVFAPTDEAFAKLPEGTVENLLKPENKNQLAAILKYHVVAGKVYAADALKAKHAKTLEGNAVTISINEGAAQVNNANLIKTDIDASNGVIHVIDSVLLPPTKQKSHSKSVSQKSCQSATHVTTSTPQWHSRQANTRSRRLMRRSY from the coding sequence ATGGCTCTGACAGTAACTGGTTTCTCAGGATCGGCTCAGGCAGAGACGAAAGACATCGTCGACACTGCAGTCTCTGCGAACTCTTTCGGAACTTTGGTGACTGCGGTCAAAGCTGCGGGACTTGTTGAAACTCTCAAAGGAGATGGCCCCTTCACGGTCTTCGCTCCGACGGATGAGGCTTTCGCAAAGCTACCCAAGGGAACAGTAGAGACACTTTTGAAACCGGAGAACAAAGAACTCTTAACAAGTATTTTGACCTACCATGTCGTCGCTGGAGAAGTGAAAGCTGCTGACGTCGTAAAATTGACCGGAGCAGCCACTGTGAACGGACAACACGTTGACGTTTCCACAGCGGATGGAGTGATGATTGATGGGGCGAACGTCGTGATGACAGATATTCTTTGCTCCAACGGCGTGATACACGTCATCGATGCAGTCATCCTGCCAGAGGATAAATCGATTGTTGGTGTTGCCCAGGAAGCAGAGGTTTTCAAAACACTTATTGCAGCGGCCTCAGCTGCCGGGCTCGCGGGGGTACTTGACCAAGAAGGTCCGTTTACAGTTTTCGCACCGACAGACGAAGCTTTTGCAAAGCTACCTGAGGGGACAGTCGAAAACTTATTAAAGCCTGAAAACAAGAATCAGCTTGCAGCCATCCTGAAATACCATGTCGTCGCAGGTAAGGTTTACGCAGCTGACGCGTTGAAAGCGAAGCATGCGAAAACATTGGAAGGAAACGCCGTAACGATCAGCATCAACGAAGGAGCTGCTCAGGTCAATAACGCGAACCTCATCAAAACAGATATCGACGCGTCAAACGGAGTCATTCACGTGATTGATTCTGTCCTTCTTCCACCGACAAAGCAAAAGAGTCACAGCAAAAGTGTCTCTCAAAAATCCTGCCAGTCTGCAACCCACGTCACGACCAGCACTCCTCAGTGGCACAGTCGACAGGCGAACACAAGAAGCCGACGCCTGATGCGACGCTCATATTAA
- a CDS encoding bifunctional serine/threonine-protein kinase/formylglycine-generating enzyme family protein, translated as MISLNQFASAVQDLGILSKHELDAMLLTIRQSAPRDALKTLARKLVRSEVLTTFQANQILSGKAKSLILGNCLILDQLGKGGMGTVYKARHIRMDRIVAVKVISPEFTKNSSLLARFQKEVKLAAKLDHPNVVAAYDAGEALGIHYLVMQFVEGKDLAAVLKQTGPVSVSFALQAVKQISAGLEYAHSRGVIHRDIKPANLLLDESGNVKILDMGLARFTRETMQGDAEELTQSGVMMGTAAYMAPEQSLNCKAADERSDIYSLGCVLYHLLTGKTMYRCETYLETAIAHREKPVPLLSSPFSEISEGLQQLYNKMVCKEPDERFQDMSSLRNELDDLLNSESMGEKKKIATDDLELQSFINELSIVNTPTRVWPLSATTHDNNNNRTMTSAPPVADDKKRPATSPPHSGTFRNLARKLLGIKAIGSIAGCLLLILISVFVLGGSRKGEPLFLVVQVADDQFLSSIRGQLLTLRNVDTNALQKIELTHSSLKFQNLKSGTYELSAKADSGLRVDPEKFSLQEGQTQKVKIWWEMPAIESTSTVWGSFPKDAPAPSRIPFSADEARTSQQKWATYLKIPVEFKNSAGIKMRLIPPGEFIQGISEGDANFYENEAARLSLEEFLGPEIQERVSAHRVCLTHAFYISATEITQQQFETVSGFNPSAFSATGAKRDQVQDMQTDSFPVDTTWYQAVEFCSKLNKLEGKKSPYLDFDLIPEIDGYRLPTEAEWEFACRAGTKDRWWWGNRAIDFIDQEWNGVNSGTQPHEVATAKPNQFGLYDMYGNYWEWCHDWSEPFKTQFWDECTTNPTGPTVGESRVTKGGSFHTSVQVGSSDYRGHSPPDRADGEIGFRIVLPVTIAP; from the coding sequence TTGATCTCTCTCAATCAATTTGCTTCAGCTGTTCAGGACTTGGGGATTCTCTCCAAGCATGAACTTGATGCCATGCTTCTCACCATCAGGCAATCGGCCCCTCGCGATGCTCTCAAGACGCTCGCACGCAAACTCGTTCGAAGTGAAGTCTTGACCACCTTCCAGGCAAATCAAATTCTCTCCGGGAAGGCAAAGTCACTGATTTTAGGGAACTGTTTGATTCTCGATCAACTCGGGAAAGGGGGAATGGGGACAGTCTATAAGGCACGTCACATCCGCATGGATCGGATTGTTGCCGTCAAGGTGATTTCTCCGGAGTTCACCAAAAACTCAAGCCTACTTGCAAGATTTCAAAAGGAAGTCAAGTTAGCTGCCAAGTTGGATCATCCAAATGTCGTTGCCGCATACGATGCAGGTGAAGCTCTTGGAATTCACTACCTGGTGATGCAATTTGTCGAAGGAAAAGACTTAGCTGCAGTTCTCAAACAGACCGGTCCGGTCTCAGTTTCATTTGCATTGCAGGCCGTAAAACAGATTTCCGCAGGGCTAGAGTACGCTCATTCGAGAGGAGTGATTCATCGAGATATCAAGCCTGCAAATCTTTTGCTCGACGAAAGTGGGAACGTCAAGATTTTAGACATGGGGCTGGCTCGGTTCACTCGAGAAACGATGCAGGGTGATGCCGAAGAGTTGACCCAAAGTGGCGTGATGATGGGAACCGCAGCTTACATGGCTCCTGAACAATCGCTGAACTGTAAAGCGGCAGACGAACGGAGCGACATCTACAGCTTGGGGTGTGTTCTCTATCACCTACTTACCGGGAAAACAATGTATCGTTGCGAGACATATTTGGAAACAGCGATTGCCCATCGAGAGAAACCCGTCCCGCTACTCTCGTCTCCGTTCAGTGAGATTTCCGAAGGACTGCAACAGCTCTATAACAAAATGGTCTGCAAGGAACCTGATGAGCGGTTTCAGGATATGTCTTCATTAAGGAACGAGTTGGATGACCTTCTGAATAGTGAGTCCATGGGCGAGAAAAAGAAAATCGCCACCGACGATCTCGAGTTACAATCGTTCATCAATGAACTGAGCATCGTGAACACGCCGACGCGGGTTTGGCCATTGTCTGCCACGACCCACGACAATAACAACAACCGGACGATGACCTCAGCCCCACCTGTTGCAGATGACAAGAAGAGACCAGCGACATCTCCTCCGCATTCTGGCACGTTTCGAAATCTTGCCCGCAAATTACTGGGAATAAAAGCGATCGGGAGCATCGCCGGCTGCCTGTTGTTAATACTAATCTCTGTTTTTGTCCTTGGAGGGTCTCGAAAGGGAGAGCCGCTTTTTTTAGTCGTTCAGGTTGCGGATGATCAATTCTTATCAAGCATTCGTGGTCAGCTTTTAACCTTACGCAATGTCGACACAAATGCTCTTCAGAAAATCGAATTGACTCACTCAAGCCTGAAGTTTCAGAATCTGAAATCAGGAACCTACGAGTTGAGTGCAAAAGCAGATTCAGGACTGCGAGTTGATCCTGAAAAATTTTCGTTACAGGAGGGACAGACCCAGAAGGTGAAAATCTGGTGGGAAATGCCTGCGATCGAGTCCACTTCGACAGTCTGGGGAAGCTTCCCGAAAGACGCGCCAGCTCCGAGTCGAATTCCTTTCAGTGCAGATGAAGCGAGAACGTCTCAGCAAAAGTGGGCAACCTACCTGAAGATTCCCGTCGAGTTTAAAAATTCAGCGGGGATCAAGATGCGACTGATTCCACCTGGAGAATTTATCCAGGGAATTTCAGAAGGAGATGCGAATTTCTATGAAAACGAAGCTGCCAGGCTCTCGCTGGAAGAATTTCTTGGACCTGAAATACAAGAACGTGTTTCGGCTCATCGGGTCTGTTTGACTCACGCGTTTTACATTTCAGCAACAGAAATAACCCAACAACAGTTTGAGACTGTCTCCGGATTCAACCCGTCAGCATTCAGTGCAACCGGAGCAAAACGAGATCAGGTACAGGACATGCAAACTGATTCATTTCCTGTCGATACAACATGGTACCAAGCGGTTGAGTTCTGCTCGAAACTGAACAAGCTGGAAGGCAAGAAATCGCCGTATTTGGACTTCGATCTCATTCCAGAAATTGATGGATACCGCCTGCCGACAGAGGCTGAGTGGGAGTTTGCTTGTCGGGCAGGAACGAAAGATCGGTGGTGGTGGGGCAATCGCGCTATCGATTTCATCGACCAGGAATGGAACGGGGTCAACAGTGGTACCCAACCACACGAAGTCGCTACTGCCAAACCGAATCAATTTGGTTTGTACGACATGTATGGCAATTACTGGGAATGGTGTCATGACTGGTCCGAACCGTTCAAGACACAGTTCTGGGACGAATGCACCACAAATCCTACAGGTCCGACTGTTGGAGAGAGCCGCGTCACTAAAGGAGGTTCATTTCATACTTCTGTTCAGGTCGGAAGTTCAGACTATCGGGGACACTCCCCACCCGACCGAGCTGATGGAGAAATCGGATTTCGAATCGTTCTTCCTGTGACAATAGCACCGTAG
- a CDS encoding tetratricopeptide repeat protein, whose translation MDQSPNICLPLALLLIAGTLWLPTLNASESGDPIEAYLLKRLDENPSHADSWRLLGRVYQKRGDIAGAKQAFQKSLDNDPYSAAALFDYGQVIADEEGQQAAFSYFQKVYEIAPESDYAKQLRELGIPEPQQSSEAINAVYEVLTPEEILQTDYQIQRFDESENLERRNRELNPVVQTDDDRFRFFLETGVLYNTNVTLAPISRQLSSIDAKSFQGFLAPEAEWIAYQGEKWRTGPLFRGYFTLNEENFKAFNLSSFQPGAFLERDLEWWGATHIQRFEYTQSHDFFDGEKIGLRHSATASITTILPSLDALYWYVTPSYSTFDAPVANPSQDSLDGFGLTFGMSRFFRTSLTWLPTWSLGPDLEWINTEGDNYRYFGAKVHADATIRLRENLDFIPSGNIGFRAYPDYASGGDRDELAYRLSSRLRYRWSDHISTSLVLNYDRFASGNPNFDAERFETGFVTTLLY comes from the coding sequence GTGGACCAGAGTCCCAACATCTGTTTGCCGCTCGCGTTACTGCTAATTGCAGGAACCCTGTGGTTGCCAACGCTGAATGCCAGTGAAAGTGGAGATCCGATTGAGGCATATCTCCTCAAACGTCTCGATGAAAATCCGTCTCATGCAGACAGTTGGAGGTTACTGGGGCGGGTCTACCAAAAACGCGGCGACATCGCCGGTGCCAAGCAGGCCTTTCAAAAGTCACTGGACAATGACCCGTATTCTGCAGCTGCTTTGTTCGACTATGGGCAGGTTATTGCCGATGAAGAAGGTCAACAGGCAGCATTTTCATATTTTCAGAAAGTTTACGAGATTGCCCCGGAAAGTGACTACGCAAAGCAATTACGCGAACTCGGTATCCCTGAACCACAACAATCCAGCGAAGCCATCAACGCGGTTTATGAAGTGCTTACACCGGAAGAAATCCTGCAAACCGACTATCAAATACAGCGATTCGATGAATCAGAAAATCTAGAGCGTCGAAATCGCGAGCTGAATCCAGTTGTTCAAACCGATGACGATCGATTCCGATTCTTCCTTGAAACGGGCGTGCTTTACAACACGAATGTAACATTAGCCCCAATTAGCCGCCAACTTAGCAGCATTGATGCTAAAAGTTTCCAGGGCTTTCTAGCACCTGAAGCAGAGTGGATCGCCTATCAGGGAGAAAAGTGGCGAACGGGGCCTTTGTTTCGGGGGTACTTTACACTCAATGAGGAAAACTTTAAGGCGTTCAATCTTTCGAGTTTTCAGCCAGGAGCATTCTTAGAAAGAGATCTGGAGTGGTGGGGCGCGACTCATATTCAACGATTTGAATATACACAGTCTCATGATTTTTTTGACGGTGAGAAGATTGGGCTAAGGCACTCTGCGACTGCGTCCATCACAACGATACTTCCAAGTCTCGATGCGTTGTACTGGTATGTCACACCGAGCTATTCGACTTTTGATGCACCAGTGGCAAATCCTTCACAAGACTCTCTGGATGGATTCGGCCTAACTTTCGGGATGAGCCGTTTCTTTCGCACGAGCCTGACATGGCTGCCAACATGGAGCCTTGGACCTGACTTGGAATGGATCAATACCGAAGGAGATAACTACCGATACTTTGGTGCCAAAGTTCACGCTGATGCCACGATCCGCCTGCGGGAGAATCTCGACTTTATTCCTTCAGGAAATATCGGATTCCGAGCGTACCCGGATTACGCTAGTGGAGGCGACCGAGACGAATTGGCGTATCGACTCAGCTCACGTTTGCGGTATCGATGGTCCGACCACATTTCGACTTCGCTAGTCCTCAACTACGACCGCTTCGCCTCAGGCAATCCGAACTTCGATGCCGAACGATTTGAGACTGGCTTTGTCACGACCTTGTTATATTGA